agtctgcccatgtgagaactggtggctctaccagactgtaggggatggtcttccaccactcatatgcatccccgtgcaaaagtgatactgaatattcaaacttcaactcttcagcacactgtaattttctgaaaacccgttccatcctctctaaccactgttctgcttccagtggatccactgttcctttcaATTTTGTagcctcaaatttcattaatttctcatattgccgagccagAGGATGAGCTTGTGCTGCAAGTGCTTGTTtctgtgcttgaggtggcacatttcccaccatttgttgaaagaatgcaGCCATCTGTTGCAAACCGAAAGTGGAATCaaggtgcttgaggaggagctggagtggctgacccactcacattctagagtgctggggcttctccttgggcctcaacctcgacagattgctctatggaatgatctccctcttccatttcgttttccagaaattttctactctctgataacaaacacaaggaggttgacctccgttagcgcatattcatgatgtaaatatgtcatatatatcaaacatttgagcagttgtatttaccaacaaaatattgcaaattcacagttcaaaatttatttaaaacctttgctctgataccactaaacatgtcacaccctactcctcgtaagatgtaacatattcccgtagtacacctaatgaattatcgtacttcacctaccggtaacccattaaatatactacaagggattttaaaacaattttcgttcatgatggaattggtgggtaaaattttttttcaattattaaaaacctttatttaaagtccaaacacaaatcaaatttttggatatttaaaatctccacaattttcacaaaaatttcggcagagtgccgtctgtattttgagaaaacagttcttcaaaacctaaaaataaaaaaaaaaaaacacttccaatatattactcaatcacaacttcatttgcaaccactaaacttcaaatcaacaacactggcaacacttcaactcaaaatccaaatttcaaatcaaaaattaataacttaaaaCATTtaataaactcatgcacattgcattttaaatatttaatttacattcactatttaatttacaaacacaaaatctcaaaaataatattattacaattttatctgtacaactgctcaaactatagagatacatatgcatactatcatatttacatcaaactaaactaccagggtatagacaataccagtacagaatttcttcaaccgtgctcctctctgactgtagcagctcactctactgctatgtccttttctctatctgcgacagcaagttaaagctatcactgagtataaagatactcagtggtgcacaataaaacataaaatgtataatttaaaacattcatgaacaattcataattcaaatatttcacaatcatatttcaaattttcaaatcacctttataacaaatcataattttcaaagcttaacacaacataactttgatcaaataattcaataaagatagtgttgccaatcaataacacaacttaggccatgacacaaaattttcaaacgtgccgtgtgtacatcacgacaaggcaaacacccccactaatcgaaatcaatgagggaggcggctagctagctaatgagtactcatccaaactcgcccctcagactgggaagccagagagggaggaaattgATCAAttgtcaaactcaccccacaagtggatgaggaacatattaatattgccatgccaagtgtgaattaaatcgatttaaaaatatgatgttcaattataattgatgcaacaattaaacaagcttcatttcaaatctccatttccaaagtaggcaacacataaattctcaaataaaatttccaaagccataactaaattcaaaaccatattgttcaaatattccttacaaatcaataaataattttcatttcaaatttccattgtaaaataggcaacacaacattttcgaaattcataatgaataaaacatattcacaatgtataacaaatcaattttcattgtgaaactataatttataaatttttgtgcacaaacctaacgtgagtcgcctctaggccttgactcagtctctcagagcttccaagtctttttcagctgaaacacacagtttcacagtgtttcagtaccataacttagcataaatccaaaaataaatttaactttacttttacctagctctaacatgctaaattcgatgttcatgaaattttgtgtttggggttactattcactacactattcaagtcaaattattgactttctaaggcttaataggtatgagaattctaacttcacccatataccacattttggtcactaaacttgttggttttggtcattttctcaacacttaagtcttttaggcaaaattgtcaaatttcaatttttggtgtctcggttgcactgttccattggtcattttactgttgaaatttggcaaaacttccttcatagaaaatgttccttattgtcttaagttttttctcctttttgaatcactccaattggagttttgtagctcaagttatatgcaatttacgtttactattcatgctgcagaatttagttctaCAAATTTattaatccaacttcgttcagtaatttgaccaagttaagtccataatttggtctaattttcttcatatgaaatgttctactatgccttaggtttccatcggtccaAGAAtgacctaaattggagttttctagagagagttatagccattaaaactttactgctcatatggcaattctacagttttgcagattcagtaactcaaatttgctcaattatttgattgggttaatggcataatttgggtttgtgttcttcatgaaagttttagatctatatctcatctaactactggtaaaatttcaggtcattttgacctgcctagctcgagttatgaccaaatgaacaaatactgttcatttggtcagtttgtgcagagcagcctgcgatttttcgactttgatcaatttgttcactaggttttagtcattttttgggcatgcttcctaaatgaaaattgtgtaatcTAGTGCTTATttgcatccccaattggtcccatatccattggacttgtaaaatttcatttttgatccctcaaagttgatttttgtcttgctgcagcaacatgaccttactccgaattggcttttaattccaacacttctaacacacttaattaggtcacaaatgaccatttctcacttcacattaggtcaaagacaccatttacaagtttctcatatttttggtcgctaaaccctaatgttcaaagccctaactcactaattttgttgcatttaaccaattcaaatcatgctaacatcactccatcactcaattaagcttccatacatattgaattcaatcaaattcatgcatacacacatcaaaccctagctggcctaaattcagctttggtccctcacaattatttttattccattttaagttactttctaagttaattaaactaagaacatagaaatttaacaaaagaattcaaatttacatactaacctttgtttaattttccaatcactaattttcttcccttttttcttctttcttgcttcttcaatctcctcttctagtagcccaaacaaagcttaatcataatttagtggaattttgggggaatttatggggttgatttaagctttgaaagcttgaatttcatggctatggaggaaactaaggagaaaaaagagagagaggagagatgcacgttttttatttgaagaagaagaatgatttttttttcttttcttttattttgtcttgtatctctttaggaagaccaaaaatccaaataagtaaataaattaattttattctttatggcatcatgcatgaggtcatgcatgatgtcatcaccttttgacttttccattttctctttttttttctattagttttttaatttaattctcgattccaaaattttcttttctccgattttatttaacagttaggtcagaagtcagctctcagggtcaattgactaaattgcccctcgccggttcatctcggtttgcaattaattttatatttcttctggctccctgacctaattatttgactggcttaacagttctttttcgtgatcttctcttttccactgtgttcataagggtctaaggaccgcggcgtcatattttacggttcgaaatttgagtttaaaatgacttcgcagtcgttcccgagaaggtcacccatcgctatgactctcggctcctttaacttcttgtgttccgtttttcttatttatactcaactaattggcaattactaattatttgtatttatagcttatctagttgtcttaagtgtgatcctaatccccttaattgtctgaaccgactccgatcaccggaacagtgaaatatacctagctatacaaataggggtgttacaccataggtgttcttggtgtggacaatctagagggacaacatttggtatcctgaagacaaatctcaaaggcgcagacacgctgcagtacatcaagaggttagtgtaatcgttcttgatttaatctagggttctaaaattaatctgattaattttaaaatcttaaatggcaaatacagatccaaaaacatattaaaaaagttttaatatgttgtttatcattgaaatcaaatagataaaaataaatcttgcatgatgcatgtgaccctaggtgaaaatttttggattcaatggtataaacttgtgtttttcatgcttccgttccttcatgatttgcatggtttgatttatttgaatgggtatatgaactttaattagttgaatggttatgattaaaggctttgaaagtagctaaatgcaagagtttgtgaattagggttttggacattagggtttagagacaaaaaaatgtgagaaacttgtaaatgatgtcttggacctaatttgaattgagaaatggtcaatggtgaccaaatgaagtgtgttagaatggttggagttaaggccaaattcggattgagtatggtcatgctactggcagcatgaccaaggtccatttgagggactaaaaatgaaatttacaagtctaattggtatgagactaattgggaatgaaaatagacactaaatgacacaattttcatttaggaagcatgcccaaaaagtgaacaaaacctagtgaacaaattgaccaaacttggaaaatctcagtctaccctgtacaaactgacctaatgaacaatatttgttcatttggccataacttgagctaggcaggtctaaatgacctgaaattttaccactggatagtttagatatagacctaaaactttcatgaagaatacaaacccaaattatgacattaaccaagtcatttggccacccaaatttggtgacctaaaactgctagaaccaaaatttacccagaaaactgggttaagtccaatccggcagccatggttcaaatggctataacttgagctacaaaactccaattggagtgattcaaaaaggagaataaacttaagacaatagggaacattttccatgaagaaagttttgccaaattgcaacagtaaaatgaccaatggaacagtgcaacttaagacaccaaaactaaaaatttacaaatttgcccaaaagacttagaatttgaataaacaaccaaaaccaacaaatttagtgaccaaaatgtggtatgtgagtgaagttgaagttcccatacctattaagccttagaaagtcaacaaattgacttgaatagtaccatgaatagtaactccaaaatgaaaatttccaagaatgttagtttaagcatatttgggcttgaattaagtatttatgaattaattattggatttactgtgaaataagatactaaaacactataaatgttgtgtttcagctgaaaaagactcggaaggtataagggactgagtcaaggcctagaggcgactcacgtcaagtttgtgtacaaaaattttaaattatagttttcataatggaaattgatttgttatatattgtgaatgtgtttgttcattatgaatttcgagaatgttgtgttgcctattctacaatggaaatttgaaaggaaaattaattattgatttgtatgaaatatttgaacaatatggttttgaatttagttatggctttgaaaattttatttgaaaaatagtatgtTGCCtacttgtaaatgaaaagtttagagtgaaatatgatttgtgaattgtataaaatatttgaatatcttgatttaaattgtttctaattcacacttggcatggcaatactaatatgttcctcctccacttgtggggtgagtatgatatttgatcactttcctccctctctggcttttcaGTCTGAGGGgcaagtttggatgagtactcattagctagctagccatctccctcattgatttcgattagtggggtgagtatgccttgtcgtgatgtacacacgacatgttcgaaaattttgtgtcatggcctaagttgtattattgtttggcaacactatgtttattaatgtgacaccccttacccgtctatagtgtatccgagtaagatatgtcatacGGTGTacaggaacactctattttatttcaattaatttttatcatagttttgaatataacttgtgaaatataattcatttaagtcatttattgaaattataatttatttgaggtttcgaaaattttatagaaaatccggcagagtaccggctaaaaatggagaaaacagttcttcggaacctgtgaaaaacacttccaaaaatcatttccaaacaatcccaactccattttatcaacaaagtctcaatatgattttcaacaaccttttcattactcaaacattcattcctCATGATACTCATTTACaagtaataaataaatactcaaatttacattcaaaaccacaattttcattatttacatgaacatcaaaatacattacataagttcaattacatataagaaaataaaaattagttacaaaataccaaaatgaaacctagtgtcctaccaatgcactgtggatggtgaggtgacacggacactatgcagagctgcaggatagtctcacccagtctgcggtctactaggctctcgatcagtatctccagaacctacgcgtggcaaaagcaacgtgctaagcaataatgcttagtggtgcaaataataaaatagaaagaaataacagaaataaatatgcattgaatgtatatgtcttatttgttttgtatttgtatatccattatttcgttaactttgttcacttttattcatttggttgcccaagtaacctatactggatgactggactggataaacgggtatactggcactgggtatctagtacatcgggctatcacaccatcggtcacgtatacatctccaggtgtgcaacagaatagctaataagctgtaatgacaatagacacaaggccaaatatcaacacaaggttagaatggctaaaagccataaaatcacagaatggcataatgccatgtgtagtactgctaactgaaccctattggcatgccaaactatccaaaccaatcttgttaagtatactagggcatttgatacttttgaattcttcaatttttgaatttcaagttttggtgtcactattcacttcattagtcaacaaaaatattgacttttggatagaaaataggtgcattggttttaacactcccaatgtaccacattttgcatttaaaacttgttggaattaatcaccaataccatttctaagcttagcactaagggggcagaattttcagtttttatactctaactttactgttctattagtgactgttacagttaaaatttgaggaaatggtaaacatgaaagttgttccttattttgtctagttgaatttctttttttgaatcactccatttggagttttgtagctctagatatggtccaaaaaccacagctggccggattgcaaaactgcagaattgactatatctatagtgcagtgaacagtgattgccactgccttgttggataggttctggtcataatttggggtaggtttcttcatgaaagttgtttttctatatcttatcttgttgctgtaaaaatttcaggtcaattggaccattctactgtgagttatggccaaatgaacagttactattcatttggtcattctgcagaatttgattgcagggtatccggattggggctagtttttggtccacttgctttggtcttttgggcatggttccttcagcaaaattgtgtcattatatgtctagtttcatgtccaattggccaaataccaattgaacctacacagccaaagatatggcagtccaaacaggctggactcacagcctccctgctgctgtcactaggcagcctaccaactcagtgtgtaacactctaatgcacttcaaattatggtcaacttacctcaaatggtcactaattgaccattggaatgttcactcatcatttcataagccaagtccaaatttcactcccaaaaccctaattcccattatgattcacaccacacaccttagttaacactttcattccttatatatatatatacacactttaaacaccctctctaatccactctaagcccatctaaaccatcaaagtcataaccctcactaggcagccgaattccatggtatacatacacatgagttttagtccatttaattcacaatttcatattaatttcaagtccctaacatggaacaaaagaaatatatgcataaataagcactaacctcttgtagggcagaattttccaagcttaaacttcactttcattccttttctaggctgcctaagggttattcaaggtgcaaggatgatttttaatgaaaggagtaggaggatttatggtgaaacaaagagagaaatgaagcttgttgaagtgttaatggaggtttgttcaagggcatggatttcggctggtttggggaagaagaaggcagctggtatttttaattcctttggtctcatttgtctctttttattagttaattagatggttgtttaattatgattggtggaagcttttaaatgacatcataatgatgtcattatttgcattatattgtattttcttctcctttcttttctactaacttcaaattaatttttcatcaatattaattcatattttatgtcataataattatttacttaactggacaagtcagccaaaaatcgtctctgaaggcgaaataaccaaaatgtcctccgtttggcttaacgggtcaaaattgtctgtaccgattgaaaaatttttctaaatattttcttggcattctaatgctatagaaacctcaatgacccttctctggagtcccaaaaattattttatgaatttttccccgggtctagggctcctagttgcgagaaccgcaacttccctctgggttacccatcgcttgggcaccggctcatttgacttagttgtattttatttctaaaatttttactaaatttttcttattaatatttgagttaattatggttcctcactttagtttaaatatttttccgatcattctagctgtccggactgacactggtcaccggaacagtagaatgtacggagttgctaccgggagggtgttacaattaaattgtttgatcaatttgtgctatattaagctttaaaaattatgatttattataaatgtgatttgagaaaaaaattgtgaaatgcaattatgagatttttgaatgatgatttattcataaatattttatattttgcattttatgctttattgtgcaccactgagtatttatatactcaatgatagctttaacttactgtcgcagatagagaaaaggacatagcagcagagtgagctgctgtagTTAGAGAGGAgtacaattgaaaaatttttgtacgggtatttgtctataccctggtagtttagtttgatataaatatgatagtacgcatatgtatctctgtaatttgagcagttgtatagataaaattgtaataatattatttttgagattttgcatctgtaaattaatttataattgtaaattaatgatttaaaatgcaatgtgcatgagttatgaaatgttttgagatattaattcttgatttgaaatttggattttgaattgaagtgttgctattgttattgatttgaagtttggtggttgcaaatggagttgtgactgagaaatatattggaagtgtttctattttcaggttttgaagaactgttttcacaaaatatagacggcactctgccgaaatttttgtaaaaattgcgaagattttaaatatctaagaatttaatttatgtttggattttaaataaaagtttttaaaatttgaaaaaattttacccatcaattccaaaatgaacgaaaattgttttaaaatctcttgtagtatagttaatgagttaccggtaggtgaagtacggtaattcattaggtgtactacgggaacatgttacatcttacgaggagtagggtgtaacattactttttttttttctatttattttttcattagttctttaatttaattcccaattttaaaattttcttttcttcgattttatttgacagttaggtcaggagtcagctctcggggtcaattgaccaaattgcccctcgccggtttgacccggtttaaaaataattcaatatttcttccgaatccctgacctaattatttaactggtttaacaattttttttcgtgattttctcttttccactgtgttcgtaatggtcctaaggaacatgacgtcatattttacggttcgaaatttgagtttaaatcgacttcgcaatccttcttgagaagatcacccatcgctgtgactctcgactcgtttaatttcttatgttctgtttttcttatttatacttaactaattgacaattactaattatttgtgttcagaacttatctagttgtcttaagtgttgttctaatcctcttaattgtccggatcgacactagtcaccggaatagtgaaatataccaggctatgcaaataggggtgttacagagagtCTTTAATTTATAGAGAAGTCAAGAATTATAActaataaatcaaattttaacacTCATTGAAAACCTAAAGCACCTATTATGAGTCACCTCAAATCAAACAATACCACCTAAAAGAGATATTTTAGCCATTAGTAAATAAAAAGAGAAATCTGGATTACTTAAAAGTCAATAAAAGATATAATGTTGGTTACTATTTACAGAACTTTGCGTTTTAGGCTTTTTTTTTTAgttcaaaataatttaattaagttaGAATAAAATGAATTGAGAGTCTTTAATTTATAGAGAAGTCAAGAATTATAactaataattcaaattttaACACTCATTGAAAACCTAAAGCACCTATTATGAGTCACCTCAAATCAAACAATACCACCTAAAAGAGATATTTTAGCCATTGGTAAACAAAAAGAGAAATATGTATTACTTAAAAGTCAGTTAAAGATATAATGTTGGTTACTATTTATAGAACATTGCGTTTTAGactttttttttagtttaaaataatttaattaagttaGAATAAAAAGAATCGAGAGTCTTTAATTTATAGAAAAGTCAAAAActataattaataaatcaaattttaacacTCATTGAAAACCTAAAGCTCCTATTATGAGTCCCCTCAAATCAAACAATACCATAATTAGAGTTATATACAAagctatttaaattaataaaattgtatTGTTCTggtttaatttttatgatatttatttgagttatattaattatgaattgaaaattatataaaatgatatattttttatttgattttaattttaaaaactatTAAATTAATACAGCTCGAATCAAtacttattaaagaaaataaaaaaatcataaattagTATACAAAAAAATTTATCAAAACTTATTATTAAAAAATCTAATTGAAATTGAAtgcattaaattatattttttttcttaataaatagtaataattttaattatttaatttaatgtataaaattgagttaaaaaaacttttttatgaaatcaaaaaattaattttataatttgttttattaattttaattctaaTACTTTTCAAAGTGATTTAATCTATTTGATTTGAATAAATACGCTAAATCCGATCAATCGATTCAGATACATCTCTAACCGTAGTGTACgtgtatgtgtgtatatatatataaagaccgTAAGCACATAATATAATATCTTTAGCCGCTCGCGATTTAATGGGCGACCTTTTCCTTGGAAGGCAGAAACTCCCTTCAGCATCCGCCATCtctcggttttttttttttttttaatataaataaaaggaAACTTTTCTACTTGCCTAGTCTGAGcttaattaaaattcaattcaaattcactCCAAATAAAATCCCAAACGCAAATGTACCCCAAATTGTAGCACCTTAGCCCCATTCCCTCTCTCATCTCCCCTTCCTCCTTGCTTCCACCTCATCACCCTTTTCTCCCACTCGCTGCTCCTTCACTCTTTTTCTCTTTTGATTTCCTTCCATTTCCACCGAGCTCTCCACTTTCCTTCTTTTCCTTCCTTTGTTCTGTGTATGGAATGACGGACTATCGTATACCACCGACGATGAATCTGTGGACGGACGACAACGCGTCAGTCATGGAAGCCTTCATGAACTCCGATCTCGCCGCTCTTTGGCCGCCGCCTCAATCCGCTGCTTCCACTTCCACTTCTGCTCCTGCGCCCCACAACGCCGACTCCAACAGGAACACCCTCATCAACCAATCTCAGCCGCTCTTTAATCAGGAAACCCTTCAGCATCGTCTCCAGGCCTTGATTGAGGGGGCCAGGGAGAGCTGGACCTACGCCATCTTCTGGCAATCGTCGTACGATTACTCCGGTGTTTCGGTGTTGGGGTGGGGTGATGGGTACTATAAAGGAGAGGAGGATAAGGGTAAAGGCATATCTAAGGGTCCTAGCTCCTCAGCTGcagaccaagaacaccgaaaGAAGGTGCTCCGTGAGCTCAATTCGCTGATCTCAGGTTCCACCACAGTCACCGACGATGCCATTGATGAAGAAGTCACTGATACCGAGTGGTTCTTTCTCGTCTCCATGACTCAGTCGTTTGTTAATGGAAGTGGGTTGCCGGGTCAAGCTTTTTTCAATGGGAGTCCGGTCTGGGTTACTGGACCTGACCGGCTTTCTGCATCACCGTGTGAGCGCGCCAGGCAGGGCCAAGTTTTTGGGTTGCAGACCTTGGTCTGTGTACCATCAGCGAATGGAGTTGTTGAGCTGGGTTCATCTGAGATGATTTATCAGAGCTCGGATCTTATGAataaggttagggttttgtttaaTTTCAATAATCTGGATGTGGGTTCGTGGCCGATGGGAACGAACCCTGACCAGGGTGAGAATGATCCATCCTCGCTGTGGATCAGTGATGCATCTCATAGTGGGATTGAAATGAAGGATGGAAATAGCACAGTTCCATCTTCGAATGGCACTACAAATGGCAATAACAACCAGCATGGCTCGAAAGGGATTCAATTTGGAATTCCCAATTCGAGTAGCGCGACTGAAAACCCTAGTGGAATTCATATGCAGAATCATCGACAGGGCCAGCAGCAGCAACAACAACAGATGACGCAGACGCAGAGCTTTCTCACTCGTGA
The Hevea brasiliensis isolate MT/VB/25A 57/8 chromosome 15, ASM3005281v1, whole genome shotgun sequence genome window above contains:
- the LOC110653487 gene encoding transcription factor MYC2, with protein sequence MTDYRIPPTMNLWTDDNASVMEAFMNSDLAALWPPPQSAASTSTSAPAPHNADSNRNTLINQSQPLFNQETLQHRLQALIEGARESWTYAIFWQSSYDYSGVSVLGWGDGYYKGEEDKGKGISKGPSSSAADQEHRKKVLRELNSLISGSTTVTDDAIDEEVTDTEWFFLVSMTQSFVNGSGLPGQAFFNGSPVWVTGPDRLSASPCERARQGQVFGLQTLVCVPSANGVVELGSSEMIYQSSDLMNKVRVLFNFNNLDVGSWPMGTNPDQGENDPSSLWISDASHSGIEMKDGNSTVPSSNGTTNGNNNQHGSKGIQFGIPNSSSATENPSGIHMQNHRQGQQQQQQQMTQTQSFLTRELNFGEYSVFEGSSARNGNSNVLKPESGEILNFGESKRTSCSANGNFFSGHSQFAVEENNKKKRSPTSRGSNEEGMLSFTSGVILPSSGMVKSSGGPGDSDHSDLEASVVRETDSSKVVEPEKKPRKRGRKPANGREEPLNHVEAERQRREKLNQRFYALRAVVPNVSKMDKASLLGDAIAYIKELQAKLQTAESDKEEMEKQVESMKEEFASKDSRPGPPPPDQELKMSNKHGSKAMEMDIDVKIIGCDAMIRIQCSKKNHPAARLMAALKELDLEVNHASVSVVNDLMIQQATVKMGSRFYTQEQLRIALSTKVGDT